In Lujinxingia sediminis, a single genomic region encodes these proteins:
- a CDS encoding FAD-binding and (Fe-S)-binding domain-containing protein — protein MAIDVSRAPQALESLAGELEGELRLDDLHRSLYAQDASVYQSEPVGVVFPRTVEDVQAIVRTADALGLGLVPRAAGTSLAGQCVGEGLVVDVGRHMNQILELNVEERWVRVQPGVVLDELNRFLAPHGLFFGPDTSTSNRCMIGGMIGNNSCGSHSILYGNTMAHVLELGVVFSDASFERVGLWSEAELKERMQRPDRLGESLRTLDRIMREHGELIEERYPRRDVVRRNTGFPLDDILWRAPYDQGGEPFSLARFLCGTEGTLGLMTEAKLNLVEKPREKCVVCVHFDSLEASLRATVAAVRHNPAAVELIDRRVLEQTRQNIEQARNRFWVEGDPDAVLVIEFFRDSHDALEEACQALIAELKELGMGYAYPILRAPQDKAVWELRKAGLGLLMGIEGDVKPVTVVEDTAVAVDVLPDYVRDFAAIMDAYNTACVYYAHASVGELHLRPELNLKDPVDVERFKGIATDVADLVRRYRGAISGEHGDGRVRSPLLERFYGPEIMALHRQVKDAFDPRGIFNPRNIVDPRPIDADFRFVPGTPTPELRTYFKWESERGLVRATELCNGAGVCRKSAAAGGTMCPSYMATGDEKDTTRGRANVFRTLLTGAEPEAAFESEALSEALDLCLSCKGCKSECPANVDMARMKAEFLQQRYDRQGTPARALLFGHYGKLSRLGAWVPWLANFMLTFVLTRWIFNTVFKLAPRRQLPLMAPRAFDRALTKARRSGALAAPPAGEGAQAKAVWLYIDPFTDYTEPELGLAAVEVLEAAGYRVERFGMRDDGRTYLSKGMVRAARELMERGLRQVQDHLKAHPDRMVVGLEPSALLTFRDELGELVDEALRPVADDLAGRSFLLEEFIVREVEAGRWPEGLFETEGAQPALLHGHCHQKAICGTTATEVVLGLAGYEVETLKTGCCGMAGSFGYEAEHYEVSMKVGELVLLPRARAMEEGQVLIAPGTSCRHQIKDGAERDAIHPALALKMRLKARQD, from the coding sequence ATGGCGATCGATGTTAGCCGCGCGCCCCAGGCGCTTGAGTCGTTGGCCGGGGAGCTCGAAGGAGAGCTGCGCCTCGATGATTTGCACCGTTCGCTCTATGCGCAGGACGCCTCGGTGTATCAGTCCGAGCCGGTAGGGGTGGTCTTTCCGCGCACGGTCGAAGATGTGCAGGCGATCGTGCGCACTGCCGACGCCCTGGGGCTTGGGCTTGTGCCTCGTGCGGCCGGCACAAGTCTGGCCGGGCAATGTGTCGGCGAGGGGCTGGTGGTCGATGTGGGCCGCCACATGAACCAGATCCTGGAGCTCAATGTCGAGGAGCGCTGGGTGCGAGTGCAACCCGGGGTGGTGCTCGATGAACTCAATCGCTTTCTGGCGCCGCACGGGCTCTTCTTCGGGCCGGACACCTCCACGTCCAACCGTTGCATGATCGGCGGGATGATCGGCAACAACTCCTGCGGCAGCCACTCCATCCTCTACGGCAACACGATGGCGCATGTGCTGGAGCTGGGGGTGGTCTTCTCCGACGCGAGCTTTGAGCGTGTGGGGCTCTGGAGTGAGGCGGAACTTAAGGAACGCATGCAGCGCCCCGACAGGCTCGGGGAGTCATTGCGTACGCTTGATCGCATCATGCGTGAGCATGGCGAGCTGATTGAAGAGCGTTACCCGCGCCGCGATGTCGTGCGGCGCAACACGGGTTTTCCTCTCGACGATATTCTCTGGCGCGCGCCTTATGATCAGGGTGGTGAGCCCTTTTCGCTGGCGCGTTTCTTATGCGGCACCGAGGGCACGCTGGGTCTGATGACCGAAGCTAAGCTCAACCTGGTGGAGAAGCCCCGCGAGAAGTGCGTGGTCTGTGTGCATTTCGACTCGCTGGAGGCTTCGCTGCGGGCGACCGTCGCTGCGGTGCGCCATAACCCGGCGGCCGTCGAGCTGATTGACAGGCGCGTGCTCGAGCAGACCCGCCAGAATATTGAACAGGCTCGCAATCGCTTCTGGGTCGAAGGCGACCCGGACGCGGTGCTGGTGATCGAGTTCTTCCGCGATAGCCACGACGCGCTGGAGGAGGCCTGCCAGGCGCTCATCGCCGAGCTGAAAGAGCTGGGGATGGGCTACGCCTACCCGATCTTGCGCGCGCCGCAGGATAAGGCGGTCTGGGAACTTCGGAAGGCGGGCCTGGGACTGCTCATGGGTATTGAGGGCGACGTGAAGCCGGTCACAGTGGTCGAGGATACTGCGGTGGCCGTCGATGTGCTGCCGGACTATGTGCGTGACTTTGCGGCCATTATGGACGCGTACAACACCGCGTGCGTGTACTACGCGCACGCCTCGGTGGGGGAGCTGCATCTGCGCCCGGAGCTCAACCTTAAAGATCCAGTGGATGTGGAGCGCTTTAAGGGGATCGCCACCGATGTCGCCGACCTCGTGCGCCGCTACCGCGGTGCCATTAGCGGGGAGCACGGCGATGGGCGCGTGCGCTCGCCACTTCTGGAGCGTTTTTACGGGCCGGAGATCATGGCGTTGCATCGCCAGGTCAAGGACGCTTTTGATCCCCGCGGGATCTTTAATCCTCGAAATATCGTCGATCCTCGCCCCATCGACGCTGACTTTCGCTTTGTGCCGGGGACGCCCACCCCGGAGCTGCGCACCTACTTTAAGTGGGAGTCCGAGCGTGGGCTTGTCCGGGCCACCGAGCTTTGCAACGGTGCCGGCGTGTGCCGAAAGAGCGCGGCGGCCGGCGGTACGATGTGCCCGAGTTATATGGCCACCGGCGATGAGAAGGACACCACACGCGGGCGCGCCAACGTCTTCCGTACGCTCTTAACAGGGGCGGAGCCGGAGGCCGCATTTGAGAGTGAGGCACTCTCCGAGGCGCTCGATCTCTGCCTCTCCTGCAAGGGTTGTAAGAGCGAGTGCCCGGCCAACGTCGATATGGCGCGGATGAAGGCGGAGTTTTTGCAGCAGCGCTACGATCGCCAGGGAACGCCAGCTCGCGCGCTGCTCTTTGGCCACTACGGCAAGCTCAGCCGCCTGGGGGCGTGGGTACCCTGGTTGGCGAATTTCATGCTGACCTTCGTGCTGACCCGCTGGATTTTCAACACCGTCTTCAAACTTGCGCCCCGGCGTCAGCTTCCCTTGATGGCGCCTCGCGCCTTCGACCGCGCCCTCACAAAAGCTCGCCGCTCCGGCGCGCTGGCTGCACCGCCGGCAGGGGAGGGAGCGCAGGCCAAAGCGGTCTGGCTCTACATCGATCCCTTTACCGACTACACCGAGCCCGAGCTGGGACTTGCGGCGGTGGAGGTGCTGGAGGCGGCCGGCTACCGCGTGGAGCGATTTGGCATGCGCGACGACGGACGTACCTACCTCTCCAAGGGCATGGTGCGTGCGGCGCGCGAGTTGATGGAGCGCGGGCTCCGTCAGGTGCAAGATCACCTGAAAGCGCACCCGGATCGCATGGTGGTGGGCCTTGAGCCCAGCGCGCTCTTAACCTTCCGGGACGAGCTTGGTGAGCTGGTCGATGAGGCGCTTCGACCCGTGGCAGATGATCTTGCCGGACGCTCGTTCCTTCTCGAAGAGTTCATTGTGCGCGAGGTCGAGGCGGGGCGCTGGCCGGAGGGGCTTTTTGAGACCGAGGGTGCGCAGCCGGCGCTGCTGCACGGGCATTGCCACCAGAAGGCCATCTGCGGCACGACTGCCACCGAGGTGGTGCTGGGGCTTGCCGGCTATGAGGTCGAAACACTCAAGACCGGCTGCTGCGGGATGGCTGGCTCCTTTGGGTATGAGGCCGAGCATTATGAGGTGTCGATGAAGGTCGGCGAGCTTGTGCTTTTGCCGCGGGCCCGCGCGATGGAGGAGGGGCAGGTGCTGATCGCGCCGGGGACCTCATGCCGTCATCAGATCAAGGATGGGGCTGAGCGGGACGCGATTCATCCGGCGTTGGCCTTAAAGATGCGTCTGAAGGCTCGCCAGGACTAA